The Leishmania mexicana MHOM/GT/2001/U1103 complete genome, chromosome 6 DNA segment GTGCGACGCGCACCGTGAAGTGTCGGCCCGTGTATGTTGTTCGGGCTCGCGAATCTTGTCTGACACTTGCGGCTTTTCAGCCCTTCCATGTCGACGTATGTGAAGCTGTAGTGCACAGGATGCATAGAGAGGGTTCGCGATCTTTGCGAAGATTCCTGAAAAGGACTGATGCTGGTTCCgtgtcgaggcggcggcgtttcCTGATCGAACGCCTTTCTCCCTCCACGTATCTCCCCCCTCGATTGTCTGGCTGATAATGATGTGTGTTTGCCCCCCCGTGTTCGCATCTGTTTTCTGCTTGTCGGGTCTACTGTCATCTCACCTGGTGCGTCCGTGCGCTTGCCTTTCACTGGGGTCCAAAGGCGCCTCACGTGCTCGGCAAAGgctgggagggagggcgcgCGATGTCGAGGCCATCGTGGACTTCCGGGAGCAACATCGCTGGAGGGTGCCGTACAGGATTTCCCATACATCAAACGGTGCGTTGATTTCGTATGGGACATGTGGGTGTGGAGAGAATGTATGTCCCGCTCTTGGTATTTGCGTTGCTTCTCCCCGGAGGTTTTCGTGTCCTGGATGACGGAGGACACGCCCCTCAGTGTGTGGTGTCTCCGGGTCCAGTAcagccctcccctctcccctcctgtGCCTCCCAAATGGCGAACCCGCCTCTGGTGggtgacagggtcaagtGTCTGTCACGTGGGCGGAGGTCAGCgcgacgcatcgctgctgatgtcggcggtgggtGGCCTGGATGAggttgcgtcggagcggcctgcgaTCGTGCACACGCCTGCACCGTCTATGCGATGGGCGCAGTGCCGGCGTGGCTCGAACGCACCCCGCACGGCCCTCACACTGGGCACTGGGGGGGGCAGCCTGAGTGCCACCCCCTGAaggggatgcaccaggggtggcgaccggcgcGATGGGGGAGCGGgtgtgaggcgacctgctcAGCGAGCGTGTGGGCCGGgctcgaggcagaggccgtgctggGATGACCGGgccggcgcactgctggaatgcgcgcgcgtcgaggGGTGCGTCAAGTCCACTTTGCCTGCTCTGCCACAGGTCCATTTCGTGGTACGAACTCGTGTTGTAGGGAGGAATATGGAGACGCTGACGAGAGGACAGCCACGCCTccgtgttgttgtttgccGATGGCCTGgggtctctctcgctttcactgtgtgtgtgtgcgtgtgcgtttgtGTATTCCTCATCACGATTTCTTGGGAGGAAAACCAGGAGtgcagagggggagaacGAGGGCGATGTGCACACCATGGAGATGGTCGCCTTCATCTGCCAGAGCAACCGGCACCGCtacagacacacccacacatacagCCACATGCACGTACACCCTCACCCCGGATACGTGTGTCTCGGCGACTCCACGCAAGCAtcgtgcttgcgtgtgcacTGTGTATACCCTTGTTCACAGAACGTAGATTTTGCGTCCACGGACTTGTTTCAAGGACAAGTGAAAGCTGTGCGTTACATGATGCCGGAATGTCTACCGTCCGAACGCTCGTGCTCGCTCCTTCGGCACTGGATgacggggagagggggattGTAGCGGTGGTAATGGCGAGCACATGTGTTACGACAGCTCTGTGCGCGCTGCTTGATCCTTGGGTTGCAGTTGAGGTTGTGCGGGGTAACgaaggaagggggtgggggagatgCATCTCCTTGGTCTCGGAGCTGTTCGACGTAGCCTCTACGTCCTCCCGCCCATCCCCTACCGACTACCCAGCCTGCCTGCACTCTCTTCTTGTACATGGGACTACTATGGCACCGCCAACCCCCTTCCGCGCGCCAGATGCCACAAgtcctctcctccaccccctctgTTCATCGCGTTCTtactctctcccctctcctcactTCTCTCCATCACCGCCCACCACACACATCGATaaccgccctctccctctccccctcccaccaaAGTTTTAAGCAGAACGAAACGCACAAAAAATGGTGTCTCTGAAGCTGCAAGCTCGGCTTGCGTCGAGCATCctcagctgcggccgcgcccGCGTGTGGCTGGACCCCAACGAGGCGATGGAGATCCAGAACGCGAACTCGCGCAAGAGCGTGCGCAAGCTGATCAAGGATGGCTTCATCATCCGCAAGCCGGTGAAGGTGCACTCgcgcgcgcggtggcgtAAAATGAAGGAGGCGAAGGACATGGGGCGCCACAACGGCGTTGGCCGCCGCGAGGGTAGCCGCGAGGCCCGCATGCCGAGCAAGGAGTTGTGgatgcgccgcctgcgcattctgcgccgcctgctgcgcaagTACCGCGCGGACAAGAAGATCGACCGCCACGTGTACCGAGACCTGTACATGCGCGCGAAGGGTAACGTGTTCCGCAACAAGCGCAACCTTGTGGAGTACATCCACAAGATCAAGAATgagaagaagaaggcgcgccagctggcggagcagctTGCGGCGAAGCACCTGCGCGACGAGCAGAACCGCAACAAGGCTCGCAAGCAGGAGCTGCGGAAGCGCgagaaggagcgcgagcgcgcgaagcgcgacgacgctgctgccgctgcgcagaagaagaaggcggACGCCGCGAAGAAGTCCGCCGCGCCTGCTGCGAAGTccgccgcgcctgccgcgAAGGCTGCTGCCCCCGTCGCGaaggccgctgctgctgcccccgcGGCGAAgggtgctgcgccggtgaAGAAGTCGAAGAAGTAAGGTGGCGGAcctggcgtgcgtgcgtgcctgcgcgctcgctgtcgccctccgcctctctgtgcgcacATCCGTGTGGCTGCCGCTCTCTTTTGTGGCtagcgcacgcgtgcgctcaGCGGGGTCGGGGAGGGCGAGCGGagctgtgtgtctgtgtgtgtcacgatgatgccgccgccgttgccctCCCCGCTCTCGCATCTCTTCGCCGCTTCTTCGGTGATGCGTCGCGTGCCgattctctcttctcctcgtgCGTTGTTCTGCACtgtctccctttctctgtttTTTGTGTTTTAGGTTTTCGCTCTCATTTTTTGGTCATTTTCTCCCCGAATAAAACAGCACGGACAACGAAAGCGGTTGCGCAATACACACCACCGCATCGAactacacacacgcacacacacacgcagtcAGCCAAGGAGACGGGAACACACCGATCTCTTCGTGACGTGACACCCAGCATAGGGCTCTCGTGTTCCTCCCTTCGattcttccctttttttggGGTCTCGATTCTCTCTGCTCTTCCATGAGGAGGATATGGACTGAGTGGGGACGGCTTCGCAGCGAGggaagcaggaggaggagagggaggcggccaGTGCTGTTGGTGAGGTCTGTAGAAGCGGGGCGGTGGTGCAAAGGTGTCTCGCGATATGGTGGATGTCTGTGTGGAAGATGTCGCAGCGTGCCTGAGGTGTatggacgtgtgcgtgtgtgtgcgtagcTCACTGCTCGCCTGAAGCTGGTCACTGAGCCCCCGCTCGCccatgtgtgtgttgtggggATTCTTGGGcctgctgctactgctgccgcctgctCGAGCAACAAGGGTGTGTGCTTGCAAATTACTGCACGAGATGCTCTGCTGTTGCACTACAACTCGTCCTTCCTCATCCGGTGTCGACTATGTGTTCGCACTCTCTTGTCTCTTCCTGCTGTTTTTTTCTCTCGAACGCAAGTGCGGTTatcggcggcagcaggcgaTAAAAGTCGCACGGTGAcactgctgcaccgcatccgCCTCACACCCATCGAGAAACACCATCACTGATTCGTACTGCCTTTGTGACGGTACTCCTCCCTGCCCTCGACCAACGTGCTACACGGCCCCCTccatacacacacctccctATCACCCGCTCTCTCGGTCACGTGGCCGAGGCACGTTTCGAATCCGCCGTCTTTCtggccacacacgcacgcacgcacaccccctccccctcctcctcccatcaTCATTGAttttcctcctccaccgcagACGTTCGTCATTCGTTCTCCTTCCCacaccccctcttctctttctttttctcgctggtcacacccacacgcatacacatcCGTGGCCAGGATGTCGCACATGACCGCCGATCTCGAGTACTTCAAGTGCGACATGTGCGGGGTGTACATGCATCGAGACATCTTCTGTGATCATCGACGGGACTGTCACGGTCTGGGTAGCACGCAGCTGAAGCGCGGTGAGTGCCAGCGGATTGCCGAAGCGCTCGGGCGGGAGAcccgcgagctgctgctgcgaaaGGATGGCGGTGGCATGCGTGCGGTCTCTTCCAGTCAAGGTAGTACACATGCTCAGACTCGCGCTGCTTGCACGACCAGGGTGACTGCTGGGGAACGCAAAGACTTAGAAGGGCATGCTGAGCCAATCATGAATGCcgaaggagcggcggcggcgtcctcCGGACCCGTGCCGCTCTCATCTTCTTCTGCCGTGTCGAGCGTCcgtgccagcggcgcggtgcCAATCAGTGCGACGTTGTCGACgaaggcgatggaggcgctgcaggaggcgcgAACGCGGCGCGCCGTCTCGGATCGCTATCAAGCCGGTGTTGATGCGAAGATCAGCTCGTTGCTGACGGAGGACAAAAAGGCGGCATTGCTAGACTTCCTGAATTCTTGAGAGATGAGGAAGCGCCTGTACGTGCCTCCCAGGGCCCGAGAAGGGCCGcatgcatgcgcgtgtgtgtgtgtcgttgaTGTAGAGTGCGTCATGCGCTGGTTATAGGGGTtttgtgtgtgagtgtgtatgtgtgtgtgtcggcgcgAGCAGGGCGTCGACGCCCTTCTCTGTATGCCTTCATCCTCCTTCCCCGCTGTTCTTCGATTGCTGCCCGCTCGCCGTCATAcccttcccctttccccctctaCCGACTCCCTCTCTGGGAGTCGCGATGGGGCGGGGAGAGTCTCAGGACACTTGGTGGTGCAGGGGTGCAGGTGCTCACGGGTCGAGAGACACACGGTAtcacacacaagaaaagaAACGGAAGCTGGATATGCACCCACTCGCCAAGAGGACGCATCTACCAGCCACGCGACCCTCAACCTCGGGATGATCgcacgcccctctccctctccttccggCTGCGCCACGCGTTTCCTTTGCGCAGGCCATCCAGAGTCAGCGTCCACGACGATGATGCCATCCACAGTGGTCTCCGCAACCACCGTTTCTGCTGCACTCATtgtcttccctctctcttcctcttcacTGCCTTActtgttgttgctgtcgcATGCACCACTTGCTGCAACACGCgaatgcgtgtgtgtgtgcgcacgcgtctctGTGTGGTGCGCAACGACTTCTTCACCGCGTAtgcctttccctccctccaacctcccaacacgcacaccctccAACCTCACCTTCCACGAGGAGCACATCCGCaaatcccccctcccacccccgcacAAGGCAATGGTGTCTCTGAAGCTGCAAGCTCGGCTTGCGTCGAGCATCctcagctgcggccgcgcccGCGTGTGGCTGGACCCCAACGAGGCGATGGAGATCCAGAACGCGAACTCGCGCAAGAGCGTGCGCAAGCTGATCAAGGATGGCTTCATCATCCGCAAGCCGGTGAAGGTGCACTCgcgcgcgcggtggcgtAAAATGAAGGAGGCGAAGGACATGGGGCGCCACAACGGCGTTGGCCGCCGCGAGGGTAGCCGCGAGGCCCGCATGCCGAGCAAGGAGTTGTGgatgcgccgcctgcgcattctgcgccgcctgctgcgcaagTACCGCGCGGACAAGAAGATCGACCGCCACGTGTACCGAGACCTGTACATGCGCGCGAAGGGTAACGTGTTCCGCAACAAGCGCAACCTTGTGGAGTACATCCACAAGATCAAGAATgagaagaagaaggcgcgccagctggcggagcagctTGCGGCGAAGCACCTGCGCGACGAGCAGAACCGCAACAAGGCTCGCAAGCAGGAGCTGCGGAAGCGCgagaaggagcgcgagcgcgcgaagcgcgacgacgctgctgccgctgcgcagaagaagaaggcggACGCCGCGAAGAAGTCCGCCGCGCCTGCTGCGAA contains these protein-coding regions:
- a CDS encoding putative 60S ribosomal protein L19: MVSLKLQARLASSILSCGRARVWLDPNEAMEIQNANSRKSVRKLIKDGFIIRKPVKVHSRARWRKMKEAKDMGRHNGVGRREGSREARMPSKELWMRRLRILRRLLRKYRADKKIDRHVYRDLYMRAKGNVFRNKRNLVEYIHKIKNEKKKARQLAEQLAAKHLRDEQNRNKARKQELRKREKERERAKRDDAAAAAQKKKADAAKKSAAPAAKSAAPAAKAAAPVAKAAAAAPAAKGAAPVKKSKK
- a CDS encoding putative 60S ribosomal protein L19, with the protein product MVSLKLQARLASSILSCGRARVWLDPNEAMEIQNANSRKSVRKLIKDGFIIRKPVKVHSRARWRKMKEAKDMGRHNGVGRREGSREARMPSKELWMRRLRILRRLLRKYRADKKIDRHVYRDLYMRAKGNVFRNKRNLVEYIHKIKNEKKKARQLAEQLAAKHLRDEQNRNKARKQELRKREKERERAKRDDAAAAAQKKKADAAKKSAAPAAKSAAPAAKAAAPVAKAAAAAPAAKGAAPVKKSKK